CTGCCTATTAAGATAGAAGGTGAAGTCATCGGGGGTATTGGTGTGGGGGGAGCTCCTGGCGCTGCTTTGGATGAGAATTGCGCCCGCGCTGGCTTAGAAATTTTAGGCGCGGATCTTTACCAAGAAAAAAATTAACGATCTCCTTATTTTCCAAGCAATATCTCTTTGGCCTGGTTAATTTTTGCAGCAAGATAATCGGAGCCGCCGCGATCCGGATGAACTTTCTGCATGAGCCGACGGTGGGCGGCAATGATTTCTTGCTCGCTGGCGCCCACTGCCAAACCCAGAATTTGATGGGCCTCTTCTGGTGTCATTTCCGCTTGACCCGGGGAAGAATTCCCCTGTCTTTGAGCATTAGCCTGGGCTTGCCAATCCTCTCCATAAACCCGTTCTAGATAGGCTCGCACCAGGGCCGCGGATTTTTCATCCGCAGCCTGGCATTCCAACAGCAACTGGGTTAAGTCGGACAAATCCAGCGCGTCCATTGGTTTACCTGCAAAAGTGCCTGCCAGGACCTCTCCGCTCATCTCTCCCGTTTCGTGATCCAGGGTCATGCGCACGAACCGAGCCTCAGCGGTGGACTGCTGGGGGTCGGCGGTGCCGGCGCTCTGATTGCCAAAACCCGCGTTGGCGTGGCGGTAAGCCCATAGCCGTTGCAGCAAAGGAACAAAGCGAAGTAAAGGCAGCAGCCGTGCAACCCCTGCTGCTAGAGCCCCTAATAGAGCCATAATCCAGGGTAGCCGGCCCGTGGCCGTAAGAAGCAGGAAAATGCCGACAATTAGTGCGATACCGATCCGGCGCATAGCCCGTATCGCTACTGGACGAGGGGTGTTGGCGATCCAACGGCGCAATAAAATAGCCCCGATGAGGCCAAGTAAAGCAAGCAGAACGATAGGACGCACTTGGGCTAGTCTTTTTTGATTTGGTGAATGAGCCGCAACGTTACTCCCCCCTGGCGCTGGCTGAAATTTTCCAGGGCGGCTCGCCCTCCGGTGGCATAAACGGCCACGGCATTTAATAAGTCCCGTAGTTGGGCCGCGCTAGCGGCGTCAAAACGGCAATAGGCCCCTTGGGTTAATTGAGCGATTTGCCGAAAAGCCCGCTCCGCCACCAGATCATAGCCTTCCTGAAAGACAAAGGCAGGTACGCCCAAAATGCCTAATTCACCAGCCATATGGCAGAGACGCTCCATCTTTTCCTCCATGCAGTCACCTACAAAAACCAAGGCATTGACCTTTTGTTTTCGCGTTTCATTTTGGGTATGCTGCAACGCTTTTTCAATCTGAGTGTAACCACCGCGACAAGCCACGGTGTTCATTTGCTTCAAAAGCGCGTCGGAGTGACGGAGCCAAGAACTGGCGGAGAATTCTTTAAAGCCACGATAATAACATAGCTGTATTTCCAGCCCACCTAAGCTGGCTGTTTCCTGGAACATCTGGGCTTGAATATGGCAGGCCCGGTCCCAGGTTGGCTCCCGGCTGGCGGTGGCATCCATGGCAAAGATCAGCCGGCCATGGCGGCTACCAGGTTTAATCTGGGGCATGGCCGCAACTTTCTTCAGGAAGGCGTCCACCTCACTGCTGCTGGATGGTTTTCGGAGTGATTTACCGGTTTTCTCTGTCATCTGTCTTTAAGAGGTTTTCTTACTGCTATTAGGCACCAAACAACGGTGTAGGTTTCGATAATGAAATGTATTTCGAACAATAATGTCATAGGCATAAATTCCAATAGCCTGAAGGGATCTTACCAAAAGGCCCATTTCGACTGGCTTCGGCTGCGCTATCAATTGGACGCAGCTGCTCGCGATCAGCCCCTTGAATTTCAGGCTTTAACCCAACTCTCAAAGCGGGAGCAGCTTCGGGTTCTGGATCTGGGCGCAGGTGCTGGAGCGAATATTTGCTATTATGCTCGCCTTTTGCCTTCTTCAACCCAGTGGTGGATGGTGGAACGAGACAGCGAGCTCTTAAAACGAATTCCTCAGTTTATCATTGAGTTCTTGGGAGAAAAAATAAACACTGTTCATCCCTTGAAGGATGATTTTTTAGCGCCGGATTGCCCAATTTATAAGACCTCTTTCGATCTAGTGGTGGCCAATGCTGTTTTCGATCTCTTAAGCGCTGATCAATTTCAGGGACTACTTCAACTATTTCGGCAGGCATGGGAAGAGGAATCTCCCTTGTTTTTATTTACTCTCAATCTGGATCGAGGCATCCGATTTTACCCTACTGATAAGGAAACAGAACGTTGGTGCCGCCGTTACGAATTCCATATGCACCGATCCCAGCACTTTGGCCGGGCCATGGCGGCTCACTGTGGAAGGGAGATGGAAAAATTGTTTCTGGAAAACGGATTT
This sequence is a window from Nitrosococcus oceani ATCC 19707. Protein-coding genes within it:
- a CDS encoding DnaJ domain-containing protein, which codes for MRPIVLLALLGLIGAILLRRWIANTPRPVAIRAMRRIGIALIVGIFLLLTATGRLPWIMALLGALAAGVARLLPLLRFVPLLQRLWAYRHANAGFGNQSAGTADPQQSTAEARFVRMTLDHETGEMSGEVLAGTFAGKPMDALDLSDLTQLLLECQAADEKSAALVRAYLERVYGEDWQAQANAQRQGNSSPGQAEMTPEEAHQILGLAVGASEQEIIAAHRRLMQKVHPDRGGSDYLAAKINQAKEILLGK
- a CDS encoding class I SAM-dependent methyltransferase encodes the protein MKCISNNNVIGINSNSLKGSYQKAHFDWLRLRYQLDAAARDQPLEFQALTQLSKREQLRVLDLGAGAGANICYYARLLPSSTQWWMVERDSELLKRIPQFIIEFLGEKINTVHPLKDDFLAPDCPIYKTSFDLVVANAVFDLLSADQFQGLLQLFRQAWEEESPLFLFTLNLDRGIRFYPTDKETERWCRRYEFHMHRSQHFGRAMAAHCGREMEKLFLENGFNVNSASSAWDILPLQKEALLAKLDFFEKAMAESIGPCSQQWYLFQRWLRRKRYQARRRKLSLHVPHRDFLARIRT